The Cyprinus carpio isolate SPL01 chromosome B19, ASM1834038v1, whole genome shotgun sequence DNA window ctaaccctaacctaaccctaaccctaaccctaaccctaaccctaaccctaaccctaactctaacctaaccctaacctaaccctaactctaaccctaacctaacctaaccctaaccctaaccctaaccctaacctaaccctaccctaccctaaccctaaccctaaccctaaccccctaaccctaaccctaaccctaaccctaaccctaaccctaccctaaccctaaccctaaccctaaccctaacctaaccctaaccctaaccctaaccctaaccctaaccctaactctaaacctaaccctaaccctaacctaacctaacctaaccctaacctaaccctaaccctaaccctaaccctaaccctaaccctaaccctaaccctaacctaaccctaaccctaaccctaaccctaaccctaaccctaaccctaaccctaaccctaaccctaaccctaacctaaccctaaccctaaccctaaccctaaccctaaccctaaccctaaccctaaccctaaccctaacctaacctaacctaacctaaccctaaccctaacctaaccctaacctaaccctaaccctaaccctaacctaaccctaacctaaccctaacctaaccctaaccctaaccctaaccctaacccttaagTCCCAAACAGCTTATATGACTAAGTTCCAAACCCACCTCCAAAAACACTAAGTCCGACCAATATACTAAGTCCCATCCAGACCAAAACACTGACTAAGTCCAAACAACACTCAAACGACTAAGTCCAAACCAGCTTATATGACTAAGTCAAACCCACCTAAAACACTAAGTCCGACCAATATGACTAAGTCCCATCCAGCCAAAAACACTAAGTCCAACCAATATGACTAAGTCCCAACTAGCCACATATGACTTAGACCAAACTCACCCCAGAACCAAAACACTAAATACAAACTACTAAGTTCCAACCCATATGACTAAGTCCCACCCaacactaaccctaaccctaaccccttcCAACCTACACATATAAATAACactgcctcaaaaaaaaaaacaacaaaaaaaaacagctgtataGAGAAACTCAACCCTAGGGCTGACCAGCTGtaatatatttactaaaatttGATCAGGGAAATCATTAGATAACGTAGAGGTCGAAAGTGATTTGATGGTTTTCCAAAATCCAATAGGATTATTTGGATTTTGTGATATTTAATTTAGATAATATTCAGATTTTGATCTACGTATAAGAGCTGTACATTTGTTTCTCAATATTATAAATGCTACCCAATTTCTTTCTATAtctatatctctatatctatTTCCTCGCTGTGGCCCAAGCCAAGTTTCTGTCATGAAGGAATTCAGATAATTCGTTTGAGAACCATGGATTATCATGGCCTTTTACTCTGAATTTCTTAACAGGTGCATGCATATTCACGATCTTCAAAAGTAAAGTGTGAAAATACTGCTATGCAGTGGTCAAATGCAAACAGCTCATGCAGAAACCCTTGAGTATCAAACAATTTAAAGCTCCTTTTTGTAATAGTTCTAGGTTTTACTTTGGGAATTTTACAATTCCTTATAGCAACTACAGTACAATGATCACTAACATCATCAGGAAAAACCCCTGTATAGGTGTATTTGTGCGGTTTATTTGTTAGTATAATATCTATTAAAGTGGACTTGCTAGGGTTCTTATGATTAGGTCATACAGGTGATTCAATAAGTTGAGTAAGATTTGTTTGTTAGTATTGTGCTTGGAATTGATCTGAGTTTGATGTCAACCAATTCCAATTCAAATCACCCAATAATACAAGATCTTTAGAAAGCGGGTCAGTTAAAACAGCTGACAGTGAGGTAAAAGCATCACTGATAGCTGCAGGTGGTCTACAGCTATACTATACATAGATGACAATCCTTTCCATATTCCAGGTCGATAGCCAAAAACACAAACTGTTTAGGGAGAGAAACTTATTTAAGAACAGTTGCatgaaaatttgatttaatatacaTTGCAACCCCACCCCCCTTACTTTTACGATCAGCTCGAAAAACATTATACCCTTCTAATGCAACGTCGTGGCTTGAGATTGATTTTTTAAGCCACGTCTCAGAGATAACCAAAATATCTGCTTTGGTCGTCTTGGCCCACACTTGTACTTGGTCTAATTTTGGCAACAGGCTGCGAACATTTGAGTGTACAATGCCAAGGCCTGATCTATTTAAGAAATCCAAAGGAGTTGAAACAATTCCAACTGGACCAGGATTTTGATTAATAACGGCCATTAAAAGCAACAACATTATCTTGTTCATAACAAGAGTCCAATAGAAAGTTTGACAAAAAAAGAGGGTTCTTAGGAATGAGAAAAAAGATAAGTGAGTTCTTTGTCCCTGTATCCATTGACGCGAAACTACTAGCAGCCCGAAATGTAAAGATAGTGTCCATGCATTTTGATGGGAGACGCGACAAAAGAAACACTTTGTCTTCCGTCTTCCTTAGTGTGTCCCATAATCCAAGCATGGAGATTACCGCACAGAAAAACAACACCTTTATAATACCAGCGTTGAAGTGAAAATCGCGCAGACAAGCTCAGGGACGAGCTCGCACAGACAGCTCCGACGGAAGAGCAGACAGCAGTGCGATAGTGTGGAAGATGTAAGCCTCGTTTGCGGGCAAACAACAGATAGAGAGTTCAGACAAGGCGAGAGAACATCACCGACCTTAACTGCAAGCATCCCCACCACCACAATGATCTGTGAGCTCCAGTTAGTTTAGTATCCAGGGGGTTCTTCAAAGAACAGCCGTGTCTTTCCTATCGCCGTTGTTAACAAGGCAAACGCTTTCCAAAGTGAACACGTGGTGATGAATGGCTTCCCGGAGTATTGCAACAGATAAGCACGCTTCACCCAACACAAAACAGGTTGTAGATAACTAAAAGTCCGTCAAAACAGATCTGACTTTAATCCAGACTCAATGCAAGATAGAACCCGAATTTAAAAACGCCTTCTTAAATAAAACGTATAACATTTAGACATGCAGGACAGGACTGCAGATCAACAGATCAGACAAGACAGACACAGTGCTGCCATCTTGGATTGACGTCACCTCAtaatatcatcttggatgtgacatttcatctcacATGTAAACGACGTACGAAGAATGATCCCCTGGAGTCCTTGATTagctatttctatttctattcaggggccatataaagtgtattatatgttttttgttggaacagctccagtcaagcctgcaaagccctgcagagagttgtgcgcttagctaaacgcatctcagggtctgctctcccctctctgcaggacatctacctcaatcGCTGCAAATGCAGAGATGTTAGAATGTTAAATTAACAAGTCACTATGTCACTCTCTTTTCATTTTGCGGTAAGCGCTTCCGTaacctgatggcaaaaactgagagacttaggaagagcttcttcccccatGCCATCAGGCTcttaaactcaaactcagtctcttaacctctacatgacttcacttaataatcagtaagatactgaatatactgacattgacacttgcacacagcaatttctataaattttatttttatttaattactttattacctctattgctgctatgtaaataccccgtacaacctgtttgcacattctcctcttgtgcattcctgctcatcttaatatttatttttctgctcatctcaagtctacagtatactgtcctgcacatttttttttctataagcatcttattttattctttttttttaccttactttttccatatcatatttttttgtatgattttcttgtgtttgtgttctttaataattGGACTGTTCGTGGAGcagacctgacttacatttcactgctggtcatatgctctccatataaccatgtgtAACAGAGTTGTACATACAATATATTGTGTGTCTCCACTTGCTAAGAATGTTAAATAATCACACTGGAGGATGATTGGATAGAATAGGGGTTAATAGGGCTTCCTATTGGCTGGCTGGTTCTTTGTGCTGTGTGCGCCCTCAATTGCACTTATCAGTTCACATGTGTAAGGCCAGCGGTAAGTTGTGTGATTGATAACTCTgtaattctgtctgtctgttaatgAAATGTGTTGGATGTTGGTGAAGAgtgtgaaaaatatgttttattatagcACCAGCAGGAGGAGTGTCGATTATGCTGGAATGGGCCTATATCAACTCACTCTGTTACTGTGTTTTCTCAGTGAATAAATTGATGAATGGGAGACGATTTATTGAACAAGAGCTTTATTGACACAACACCACGCAAAGAGGCCAGTTACACATGTATGTGAGTTACAaatgttctttgatgaatattatCTTGATTGGGTGTTTGTTGTTTGggttgtgtttgatttgtgtagagctgtggccctccaggaatgtGTGAGTTTTAGAGGATTTTGGTTTGTTacattctaattaattaattttagagttttttgtgttctttgtttgagtttgaggcaattttgaaaatatattagaatatttcttgGGGACTCAAGATCTGTTCAAGTGGCACCGAATGCTATAGGAATGACCAATGGCGCAAAAAGTGGGTATGCGCTATATGCAGCGCACAGGGGCGCTGCACAATGGGGGGCGCCAAAgcgatggttaattttttttaaaataataaaagttatataaaatttatataaaagttatatataaaaaaagttatatacattttagaGGACTAACAAGCTAGAGTAGGCGCCGATGCCCTCATAAGATTCCATCATAGAATTTAGACATAGAAGGGTAATATCGCAAGTGGGTGGGGCGCCGTGAGCACTGAGTGAGCAGCAGTAACGTTAGTGAGTTGTCGATGAAACTCGAAAAAGatggataaagcaaaaaagctatcggggggctaaaaaatagaaaaagaaagagcgaaaaggagatggcatgtcaggggatgcaacagcagctaaataagtggATTGTTGAAAGGCAaacaggtaggatttaaaatgtgacgtctatgcttggaggattgcaaatacgttattcatgttaacagactaGCTAGCGTTTGCTAACACTGGGAATGTAGCAGACAGAATATGTAGCTAGTTTAGAATATGCAAAAACAAGGTTGCTGAGCTGAAAAACTGAAAACTATAAGgtagcatttacaataaatgacaagaatctggaaagcaactttaatatctctggtttaccgtggaatcatgcatagatttgctaccaaacttggaggcttgcaaatattaatgtGTCTGGCAAGTTTTAAtaacttactgcaaaataatgttgctgatatctacatttagattttggttaaaccctatggtaccaatcccatgcatgacatatctcaattttattaaagtaaaataacaactggCATGCACAATACATGACTAGAAGCTggaaaacattacttatgcaataaggctggtttatcatggaaacaaatagattttttttttttttttaccattagctgCTCATGTTAGCTCAGCTGTCCTGTCAGACATACAGGCTACAGTTACATCTGCTAGGTGACATGTAAGCTGTAATTAGGGTCACATCTCCCTCTCTATCTTTAAAGATCtgtgctatattatatatatatatatatatatatatatatatatatatatatatatatatatatatatatgtgttgtgtgtttatgtgtatatatatgtgtggggtgtgtggtgtgtgtgtgtgtgtgtgtacatatataccaTAAATTATGGTAGGCTTACAGTGGCTgtctgatatactttaaaataaaaatttattattttaagcccatacatgatgatgtccggcacacttatttatttaaaagttggGGGGGGGCAACATTTTTTGCTGCATACCCCCCTAACACTGGATAGTTGCACCCCTGGGAATGACCCAAAACTGTACTAATGAAATAtactgaaatgcaaaaataaaaatgcaaatcaaatgtataaaatacttgaaatctttTAGTCAATTTAAGTTATTCcctgtcattgtttatttaaaacatgaacagACATAAGACCATTAAAGTTAattaataacacaataatatCAACTTAAAatacgtataaaaaaaaaaaaaaaaaaaaaaaagatctaaaaaaaacctataaagaaaataagaaacattGTCTTTGTTTACTTGCATTTCATGTGACCATGAAACCTggcatcaaaaacaaacacaaccacagACTCACACGTCTTCATGTCCATGAGCATCAGGATTCGGGAGCGCACCTGCTCGCACTGTTCAGGTGAGTCTATTTCCTGACGGCGCGGTCCCTTTAAGCGTTGCCATGGCGACAGTGTTTGTGTTCCGGTTCTGTTCGGCGCATGCGCAGGAGAGTCACTCGGCGAATCAAACATTTCGTGACTGTCGTTCGCAATGGCGCATTACAGAGTgagtaaagaaacaaacaaacaaacaaacactgataaAACTAGAGATGTCACGAGACGCTGTCGGTTCTTTACTGCTGAACTCTGACACGCTGTTATTGACGAGTGTGTTTCTGTGAAGCTGTGTTGTAAAAAGCGCCGTGGAGAATAAAGGAGACGCGTTTAGCTTTAAAAAGCCTTTTGATATCGTGTAAATGTGTGTGAATCTGCTCGAACTTCGCTTTTCTTCGTGATGTCTGGATGTTTGAATCAGTTTGTATGAAGTTAGGGTTCACACGGGTGTAGAGAATCACATAACTAACACAAACTGTCTTCATCTAAAACAAAatagtcttttgtttttttcctcacattGATGACACTTGGTACATTGTAATCTAATGAAATGACCTTCAGACTCTTTTAAGTGTGATGTAGTGGTCTTCCGTGAGCATCATGGCATTAATAGCAGGTTAAAGAGCAGAGTAACGCTTCTGTTTTCATCTTCTGTGGGACGGACAGGTGTCCGAGTCGAAGCGAGAGCAGTTCAGGAGATATCTGGAGAAGGCCGGCGTTCTCGAAAGCCTCACCAACGGTAAGAACATCAGATCAATCCACCGAATGAAAGAACATCTGTTCTTCTGTGTGGCTGACTTCATCTTCTGCTTCTCAGTCCTGGTGGCTCTGTACGAGGAGACCGAGAAACCCAACAATGCCTTGGAGTATCCTTACACTGCCGCTCAGCCAGAACCACAGCCTGCCATCGCTTACTGCTTTCTGTTTCAGAAACGTCACGCTCATCCGTATGATGAAGGTGAAGCTTTATAAAGAGACGCAGAAGTATCATGCAGTGATCGCGTGTGTTCTGGGGGAATACGGTAGGGCTCGgttaaattacatgaatatgtttttgttttttaactaaaacCCTGCCCTTGCTTCATGAAACCCTTATTAGCACAGCAGTTCATCCAACTAGCCCGAAAAAGCACACGAGTTGCATGAAATCAAGttgaaaaacacaatacaattcttcttctttcttctctgagGTTGATCAAGATgctgaaacatgtttttaattcagtttggACGGCAGGTGAAAACAGggagtgtttttatgtgtgttatgACGTTGATTTAAGGTAAACTATCCTTCCCTCCTGAGCTGgaaattggaatattgcataaaacatttgcaaataaggaCCATTTCAATCCAACGAGTcagagagaacaaaatcatcacttcttGATAAACTGGCACAAAATATCACTAAgaaagtaggagaagccactgaatataataatttttgtattttataagtGATTGgcgcctcagagcgagcagacgaaacacaataaatgctgtCACTGCTTTCGGATGCTGCTGCTTGTGTAAgaccaaacaaaacagaaatacttTGAGGACAGACTTTGCTCGGGCGTTTCAGAAAGATCATAACATTTCAGATGTTATGGACTGAGATCGAGCCGCTGGTTAGTAAGGTTATGCCATCCCATAGCGCAAAGCCACATGACTTTTGAACGCTCGTGCAGAATCTATTCGCAAAGTGTGTTTCCATCTCCAGTTAttcacattaaccctttttcAGGGTTTTAAGTCAAAACCCCCCTCGAGCGAGCGTAGAAACCTTTTTGTGAATTAAGGGATTTCTTTTCTAAATCTGGTTTAGTGCTTCTCAGACCTGGGCCCAAACCACAGCATGTTTTATATCTCTCCTCGTTTAACACCTGATTAAACTCATCAGCTCTTTAGTAGAGACCTGACCTGGCTGTGTTAAATGAGGGAGATGACGAATGTGCGGTGCTTTGGGTGAAGCACTGATTTACAGAAACCAACAGCCAAGGACAGGATAtttgataaataatgcattacattttagtttgtttttcatcaaatCCTGTCACACACAGCAAAACGCTGGGAATATATGAGTCGTGTCACATGAGCTCACTCGGTGATACTTCTGCGTCTTTACCAAACTTTATACTGATGGCCATACATTGACATTACATTCAAGTTTCTTTAAATTTCTGCTTTGTggtctgaaaaagaaagaagggcaGTGAATGATGACTGGATTTTCatgtttggctgaactaacccttaaaggcccggtttcacagaagGGGCTTTGTTTAAGCCAGGACTAacccttagttaaattaagagaTTTAAGCAGCTTTTATGAAAATGCCTTAGATGAAAAGTTACAGGTGTGCATCGTGAGACAGAACAacggcactgacatattttaagagcGAGATATTTTCTGACAGCTTTTAGACCTGAAGTTGCAGAGGCCATGAAACACGATAATGTTTGATGCAAAACAAAACTAGATCTCTCTTATATGTTActcttaccgtaaatatatcaaaacttaatttttgattagtaatatgcatcgctaagaacttaatttgaacaactttaaagatgattttctcaatatttcgatttttttgctccctcagattccagatttccaaatagctgtatctcagttaaatattgtcctcctaacaaaccacacatcaatggagagatttattcagatttgacagataaataatttcaaaaatttgACCCTcatggttttgtgctccagggtctccACTGGAAGTTCCTGAAGCATGTTACGTTACGCGTGTAAACACATTTTGCAAATGTGTTAATGTCAAAGCTTGTGATTtaataaagatattaaataaCAATAGATGTTAAGTATGTTATAAAAATAAGACCACTGCGCTGTGAGTAATTGTGGTCATTTACACGGTTCGCTCAGTGGAAGATCTCAGCTCGGGCACCATTTCAGCATCACGGCAGGTTTAACAGCCTTAACTAACCCAGGTGAATAAGCCTTAACTTACCCACCCATCAGCTTCATCAAGCATCAGCTGGGCGTCGGACCCGAGGCAGAAGATGCCGAGAGTCTGCGGCTGGAGCTGAACACTTTACAGCAGAAATATGATCAGCTGATGGAGGAGAACAAAGAGCTGAGGAGCAGGGTGAGATATTACCCACACACACTGTTCACAGCGGATTTAACTCAGACTGTGATCACgtgtgctttgtgtttgtgtgaagtaCAGCTGCTGCAGTACGAGCCGGCGCAGGGCGGGGGAACAGAATAACTACACACACCTTCAGTTTCAGATACTTCTTCACATCAGAAGtctttgagtttgtttttgtaataaatgtataagaggtgaatttttttgttgttgttcagccAAAATGTGcctgatatttaataaaaacatttttctgcaCTGTTCTCCTGATGTTTAGTGATTTATAAAACTACAAACTATAGTTCTGTTTAAAATAAGTTGTACACTTGCAGACCACGCTAAAACAAGACTTTAACTTAGACCATGGTGCTTTAATATAACATATTGGggcttttttattataaaaaatgcacaGCAAGTTTCTTAGAGGTAAGTTATCACAGTCGTCCGAGACTGTCCCTTGTTTCAAAAATATCTATTCAGCCAAGACTACTCAAGCAAGAACAAGTCAATCATTACTGCAAGTctaacagttatattttatacTGCTTAAAGTGCATGACatcattttctgttctttttggaAACGTTAAATAAAATGGTGCAAGGAATTGATCAAATTAATTGTCAGTTGGCTGACATCTCAAGATGTCCATCATAAAAAGATGAATTAGCACTGGATTGTGGGAAATAATCCCCATCTTTTTATCTTTGCGTTAATACACATAGTTTAGTCTGTAGGTTTGTATAGAATCACAGAGTATGCAAGATAgcttttttttggttgttaaatatatttgatcTCTACATAAATTCTGCAAGATTATATGAACTTTTGCACTCAGCTTTATTATGTTGGTGGATCACAgatagtatgtatgtattttggtGCTCTGACTGTGTAATGTAATATGCGTTGCTGACTAAATATACCACAGCATCTATCTTACTGATCATCTCACAGctgtcagtatatatatatacatattattatgttgtataaatatatatatatatatatatatatatatcatttatatcttACTGATCATCTCACAGctgtcagtatatatatatacatatatatcttacTGATATCTTTAAAATTAGATTTCTTTGCTATCAGAGGCGACTATACACATCAATATAGACACTAAGATATGTCTGTCAATTACAGATGGTTTCATCTATAAACACTTTaagatatgattttttattttagattgtttCTTTTATATACAGATGTTTTCTATTTAGACAGTACAGGCTGAAAATAAAGCTTCAATCTTGTGTTCAgtgacagttcagccaaaaagaTCATTCTCACcaacatgtcattccaaacctgtgactgactttcttctgctgaatacaAAGACATcgtaaagaatgtgggtaaccaacgAGTTGATGAATACTATGTGCTATGAGAACATTACAGGTTTGTAGTGATGCAGCCACAACAATGTAAACTGCATCATGAggtaaacatgaaaaaaacatggaaaacacAGATCGTCAGTTCAGCACTATAGTAATTTAACTAGCAGTTACTAACACTGTACAAACAGTCTATGTTGTTTTggcagaaatatatttattatcagtgttactGTTATTACAAACCTCATTCCAGAAAAGCTGGGACACtgtataaattgtgaataaaacagaatgcaatgatgtggaagtttcaaatttcaatattttattcagaaccTCATTAGAAAAACaccaaatgtttaaactgagaaaatgtataattttaagggaaaataagttgatttttaaatttcatggcatcaacacatctcaaaaaagttgggacaaggccatgtttaccactgtgtggcatcccctcttctttttataacagtctgcaaacgtctggggactgaggagacaagttgctcaagtttaggaataagaatgttgtcccattcttgtctaatacaggcttctagttgctcaactgtcttaggtcttctttgtcgcatcttcctctttatgatgcaccaaactCCAGtctatggtgaaagatctggactgcaggctggccatttcagtacccggatccttcttctacacagccatgatgttgtaattgatgcagtatgtggtctggcattgtcatgttggaaaatgcaaggtcttccctgaaagagacaagacaacttttttggaatgtgtagctctcatgaaatccaaaatgagccaatatttggcatgacatttcaaattgtctcactttcaacatttaatatgttatctatatgctattgtgaataaaatatgtttatgagatttggaaattattccattttttttttactcacaatttgtacagtgtcccaactttttttggaattgggtttgtactttatttttaataagatgaTTTTGTAGtttcaagtttatatatatatatttatatagttacaAGTTTATATAATACTAATTCTAAGCAAGAACTTCTTTCTCTTTAGATGTttattgtaattcattttaagtaaaatgttaattcagtaagagcatgattaaatataaatatcagtgtctTATATAAATTCGATTTTtactatttacaaatattaaagttCTTAAGGTGCTCGATTGTGCGTTGTTGCATGAATTGATATGActaaatgtttcttatttaaatttaattttcacatAAATCTAACTAAAGGGGATAgtagaagataatttgagaaattcaCGAAATTTGTGTCCATACAGTAGAAATCCAGGGTaaccaaaatggtttggtaacattctacaaaa harbors:
- the LOC109100104 gene encoding c-Myc-binding protein-like isoform X2, producing the protein MAHYRVSESKREQFRRYLEKAGVLESLTNGKNIRSIHRMKEHLFFCVADFIFCFSVLVALYEETEKPNNALDFIKHQLGVGPEAEDAESLRLELNTLQQKYDQLMEENKELRSRLLQYEPAQGGGTE
- the LOC109100104 gene encoding c-Myc-binding protein-like isoform X4, whose translation is MAHYRVSESKREQFRRYLEKAGVLESLTNVLVALYEETEKPNNALDFIKHQLGVGPEAEDAESLRLELNTLQQKYDQLMEENKELRSRLLQYEPAQGGGTE
- the LOC109100104 gene encoding c-Myc-binding protein-like isoform X3 yields the protein MAHYRVSESKREQFRRYLEKAGVLESLTNVLVALYEETEKPNNALDFIKHQLGVGPEAEDAESLRLELNTLQQKYDQLMEENKELRSRYSCCSTSRRRAGEQNNYTHLQFQILLHIRSL
- the LOC109100104 gene encoding c-Myc-binding protein-like isoform X1, translating into MAHYRVSESKREQFRRYLEKAGVLESLTNGKNIRSIHRMKEHLFFCVADFIFCFSVLVALYEETEKPNNALDFIKHQLGVGPEAEDAESLRLELNTLQQKYDQLMEENKELRSRYSCCSTSRRRAGEQNNYTHLQFQILLHIRSL